One region of Sphingomonas kaistensis genomic DNA includes:
- a CDS encoding helix-turn-helix domain-containing protein produces the protein MTNTMTKRSRGAAGGDVPLGEALLKAGLEPHLAAVLEEMPSKSVEVDPRRPFREAGSDRNEVFFVESGILAKYKADGTGRRQIISLRFAGDGILPGDTAADYGIQAIVRSRVLVVQQRDFDPVVDANPELARFFWKLTQRHASIGYEWLLNCGRRDSTARVVHLLCELAERSGVDPAQHRLTNPFTQQQIADITGQTSVNVNRVFADLERQGLIRREGRDILFDDWDEIRRVASFSAAYLQ, from the coding sequence GTGACGAACACGATGACCAAGCGCTCCAGAGGAGCCGCCGGCGGCGACGTCCCGCTCGGAGAAGCCCTGCTGAAGGCTGGCCTCGAGCCTCACCTTGCGGCCGTGCTCGAGGAGATGCCGAGCAAGTCGGTCGAGGTCGACCCGCGCCGTCCCTTCCGGGAAGCGGGATCCGACCGCAACGAGGTCTTTTTCGTCGAGAGCGGCATCCTCGCCAAGTATAAGGCGGATGGAACCGGTCGGCGCCAGATCATTTCCCTGCGCTTCGCAGGCGATGGCATCCTGCCCGGCGACACCGCGGCCGATTACGGCATCCAGGCCATCGTGCGGAGCCGCGTCCTGGTGGTCCAGCAGCGCGATTTCGACCCGGTGGTCGATGCCAATCCGGAGCTTGCCCGGTTTTTCTGGAAGTTAACGCAGCGCCACGCCTCGATCGGCTATGAGTGGCTGCTCAATTGCGGACGACGCGATTCGACGGCTCGGGTGGTTCACCTGCTGTGCGAACTCGCCGAACGCAGCGGAGTGGATCCGGCACAGCACCGGCTGACCAATCCGTTCACCCAGCAGCAGATTGCGGACATCACCGGTCAGACCAGCGTCAACGTCAACCGCGTATTCGCCGATCTCGAGCGCCAGGGACTGATCCGCCGTGAGGGGCGCGACATCCTGTTCGACGATTGGGACGAGATCCGCCGGGTCGCCAGCTTCAGCGCGGCCTATCTGCAGTAG
- a CDS encoding HU family DNA-binding protein has translation MNKQDLIGQVADRAGLNRMDAARAVETMLEVITDALSRGDEVRLVGFGNFVVTRRKASVGRNPRTGEPLQIDSTAQPKFRAGKLLKEAVQ, from the coding sequence ATGAACAAGCAGGATCTGATCGGGCAGGTCGCCGATCGAGCGGGCCTCAACCGGATGGACGCCGCCCGGGCGGTCGAAACCATGCTCGAGGTGATCACCGATGCCCTCAGCCGCGGCGACGAAGTGCGGCTGGTCGGCTTTGGCAATTTCGTGGTGACGCGGCGCAAGGCGTCGGTGGGGCGCAATCCGCGCACCGGCGAACCGCTCCAGATCGACAGCACGGCGCAGCCGAAATTCCGCGCCGGCAAGCTTCTCAAGGAAGCAGTGCAGTAA
- a CDS encoding HIT family protein, which yields MPEPSPHATLVKFGYPRTLLHQGSHWAVLVRPAQPTLGSLILCAMGEETSYGDLSREAIIEQGELVTCIERVLRQFSDYERINYLMLMMVDPHVHFHVLPRYARERIFQEQSFPDRGWPALPDLGSTQAATEALVHALRDSWRSIIHAEGEN from the coding sequence ATGCCTGAACCCTCGCCGCACGCGACCCTGGTCAAGTTCGGATACCCCCGCACCCTCCTCCACCAGGGGAGCCACTGGGCCGTCCTGGTGCGTCCTGCGCAACCGACGCTGGGCAGTTTGATCCTGTGTGCGATGGGCGAGGAAACCAGCTATGGCGACCTTTCCCGCGAGGCGATTATCGAGCAGGGAGAACTGGTTACTTGCATCGAGCGGGTGCTTCGCCAGTTCAGCGATTATGAGCGGATCAATTATCTCATGCTGATGATGGTCGATCCCCACGTGCATTTTCATGTTCTCCCCCGCTATGCAAGAGAACGAATTTTCCAGGAGCAATCCTTTCCCGACCGGGGCTGGCCGGCCTTGCCCGACCTTGGCAGCACGCAAGCTGCGACAGAAGCTCTTGTTCATGCCCTCCGTGATAGCTGGAGGTCGATCATCCATGCAGAAGGTGAAAATTAA